From a region of the Candida albicans SC5314 chromosome 1, complete sequence genome:
- a CDS encoding cleavage polyadenylation factor subunit (Ortholog(s) have role in mRNA polyadenylation, pre-mRNA cleavage required for polyadenylation and cytosol, mRNA cleavage and polyadenylation specificity factor complex, nuclear chromatin localization), translated as MYRSHNNNNNYHSRNDGSNGRINKPRDPKSQDKYVAYQQNIEQQLASQEKKQAYRRITDHGNNMGRWYIEKSLGLTNRSQQAIGTIRPESSYLIDLLPSLAYSSSFNLNRRNNKNNLAVLDLQTKFVHLSSNKVKHTINTVKWTPEGRRLLVASHSGEFTLWNGMTFNFETIMQAHESPILTMKYSNHDEWLLSGDQNGTVKYWQPNFNNVNNISAHANGVRDIAFSPNDSKFLTCGDDSAIKIWNFNNGKEERTLSGHHWEVKSADWHPNLGLIVSGSKDNLVKLWDPRSANCVSTLHGFKHTVNKTRFQPNGTARLLASVSRDRSCRIFDLRTMKDMLVIRDSETDLSCVAWHPIHASMVTTAAYNGSISNFLLDSYIPDSNESVPKRSNNNSNLSTNTNNTIDAVQKIPYAHEKAIHAVEYHPLGHLLCTAGSDKTARFWSRARPNDPMAWKDAVYTDCKAGAWYYSVNNNVNAVMEDPNAVKNEDDEIANNDDPLSNSGRRRGVGASASGGATGSVPGLRSRNETPNNGSYAIPGLRGF; from the coding sequence atGTATAGAtctcataataataataacaattatCACTCTCGTAATGATGGCTCCAATGGACGAATAAACAAACCAAGGGACCCTAAACTGCAAGATAAATACGTGGCGTATCAACAAAACATTGAACAACAATTGGCAAGtcaagaaaagaaacaagcGTATAGAAGAATCACCGATCATGGGAATAATATGGGACGATGGTATATTGAGAAATCATTAGGATTAACTAATAGATCACAACAGGCAATCGGAACTATACGACCGGAATCAtcatatttaattgatttattaccTTCATTGGCGTATAGttcatcattcaatttaaatcgaagaaataataaaaacaatttagCTGTATTAGATTTACAAACGAAATTTGTTCATTTGTCTTCAAATAAAGTTAAACACACGATAAACACTGTTAAATGGACTCCTGAAGGGAGACGATTATTGGTTGCTTCACATTCTGGAGAATTCACATTATGGAATGGGATGACGTTTAATTTCGAGACTATTATGCAAGCTCATGAATCGCCAATTTTAACAATGAAATATTCCAATCATGATGAATGGTTATTGAGTGGTGATCAAAATGGGACAGTGAAATATTGGCAACCTAATTTTAATAACgttaataatatttctgCTCATGCTAATGGAGTAAGAGATATTGCTTTTTCACCCAATGATCTGAAATTTCTTACTTGTGGTGATGACTCGGCAATTAAAATATGGAACTTTAATAATGGTAAAGAGGAAAGAACTTTGAGTGGACATCATTGGGAAGTGAAAAGTGCTGATTGGCATCCTAACTTGGGTTTGATTGTCAGTGGCTCAAAGGATAATTTAGTTAAATTATGGGACCCTCGACTGGCTAACTGTGTTTCTACATTACATGGGTTCAAGCATACAGTTAACAAGACAAGATTCCAGCCAAATGGGACAGCAAGGTTGTTGGCTTCTGTGTCAAGAGATAGATCGTGTCgaatttttgatttgcgTACCATGAAAGATATGTTGGTTATCAGAGATTCCGAAACGGATTTATCATGTGTTGCTTGGCATCCTATCCATGCCTCAATGGTCACTACTGCTGCTTACAATGGATCTATAAGTAATTTCTTGTTGGATTCATACATTCCTGATTCAAATGAATCTGTACCCAAGAGAagtaataacaatagtaatCTTTCCACCAATACTAACAACACAATTGATGCCGTACAGAAAATCCCTTATGCTCATGAAAAGGCTATACACGCTGTAGAATACCATCCATTAGGTCATTTATTATGTACAGCTGGTTCCGATAAGACAGCCAGATTTTGGTCTCGTGCAAGACCCAACGATCCAATGGCTTGGAAAGATGCTGTTTATACTGATTGTAAAGCTGGTGCTTGGTATTATTcagttaataataatgtcaATGCGGTAATGGAAGATCCAAATGCTGTGAAAAATGAAGACGATGAGATTGCTAATAATGACGATCCGTTATCCAATTCTGGTCGTCGTCGTGGTGTTGGAGCTTCAGCTCTGGGTGGTGCTACTGGTTCTGTTCCAGGGTTGAGATCTAGAAATGAAACCCCCAACAACGGTTCATATGCAATACCTGGATTACGTGGGTTTTAA
- a CDS encoding acireductone dioxygenase (Ni2+-requiring) (Ortholog(s) have acireductone dioxygenase (Ni2+-requiring) activity, role in L-methionine biosynthetic process from methylthioadenosine and cytosol, nucleus localization) gives MVEFYFHDNKDTLENFTEDHNSGEPVSFDQLAEIGVIYKYITTQEELDALATEREYKNRDVVTLNLPAFNNDIDAYNAKMQQFYKEHYHEDEEIRYIAEGEGYFDVRDKQDRWIRAKLSPYDLLILPAGIYHRFTLTNAAKHVKAVRLFKDEPKWEAINRDTGKNTEARELYAKTIAV, from the coding sequence atggtcgaattttattttcatgaTAACAAAGATACACTTGAAAATTTTACTGAAGATCACAATTCAGGAGAACCAGTTAGTTTTGATCAACTAGCTGAAATTGGTGTTATTTACAAGTACATTACTACCCAGGAAGAATTAGACGCATTGGCTACTGAAAGAGAATACAAGAATAGAGATGTTGTTACTTTAAACTTACCAGCcttcaataatgatattgatgctTATAATGCCAAAATGCAACAGTTTTACAAAGAACATTATCATGAAGATGAGGAAATTAGATATATTGCTGAAGGTGAAGGTTATTTTGATGTTAGAGATAAACAAGATCGTTGGATTAGAGCTAAATTATCACCTTAcgatttgttgattttacCAGCAGGAATTTATCATCGTTTTACATTGACTAATGCTGCAAAACACGTCAAGGCAGTTAGATTATTTAAAGATGAACCTAAATGGGAAGCTATCAATAGAGACACAGGAAAAAATACCGAAGCTCGTGAACTCTATGCTAAGACTATTGCAGTATAG
- a CDS encoding tubulin-binding prefolding complex subunit (Ortholog(s) have tubulin binding activity, role in tubulin complex assembly and cytoplasm, prefoldin complex localization), with the protein MSTTKPTATDEQKSQVLQQEYNRYQELIAELDSQLNTISSQLQEHLIVDQSLTSIAPEKREGRKCFKMIGGVLVEKSIDEVIKILNDEITQLKTEREKLNKELTENRKKLESWITTNKIKIVKG; encoded by the coding sequence ATGTCGACAACAAAACCTACAGCAACAGACGAACAAAAATCACAAGTCTTGCAACAAGAATATAACAGatatcaagaattaataGCGGAACTAGACTCCCAATTGAACACCATATCATCACAATTACAAGAACATCTTATAGTGGATCAATCATTAACATCAATTGCTCCTGAGAAAAGAGAAGGTCGTAAATGTTTTAAAATGATAGGTGGAGTATTAGTTGAAAAAAGTATTGATGAagttatcaaaattttgaatgatGAGATTACTCAGTTGAAAACCGAACGTGAAAAACTAAACAAAGAGTTGACtgaaaatagaaagaaattgGAAAGTTGGATAACtacaaataaaatcaaaattgtGAAAGGTTAG